The Actinomycetota bacterium genome window below encodes:
- the fabZ gene encoding 3-hydroxyacyl-ACP dehydratase FabZ: MLDIEAIKSIIPHRYPFLLVDRILELEQGKRAVGIKSVSADEPFFMGHFPEYPVMPGVLIVEALAQVGAVALLSLEENKGKLALFAGIDNFRFKRQVRPGDQLRLEVQIVKARGAIGKGQATAYLDAEVVAQGELLFAVK, translated from the coding sequence ATGTTGGATATAGAAGCTATCAAGAGCATCATTCCCCATCGGTATCCTTTCCTCCTTGTGGATAGGATTCTCGAGCTGGAACAGGGTAAACGTGCTGTGGGGATAAAGAGTGTTTCCGCCGATGAACCCTTTTTTATGGGACATTTCCCGGAGTATCCGGTGATGCCCGGTGTGCTCATCGTGGAAGCACTGGCTCAAGTGGGGGCGGTGGCTCTCTTGAGTTTGGAAGAGAACAAGGGGAAATTGGCGCTCTTTGCCGGAATAGATAATTTTAGATTCAAAAGGCAGGTACGTCCAGGCGATCAACTCCGATTGGAGGTACAGATCGTAAAGGCCAGGGGTGCCATCGGTAAGGGGCAAGCGACAGCTTATTTAGATGCCGAAGTTGTTGCTCAAGGCGAGCTCCTTTTCGCCGTTAAATAA